In Glycine max cultivar Williams 82 chromosome 15, Glycine_max_v4.0, whole genome shotgun sequence, the DNA window aattgaaCTTCTTTCCAAGAAAAATAAGCATGTCAACTGTTTGATATGCAGATGAGATGACATACGTGAATCTTCAACTGAATCCGGAAAGATATACTGGTTACACTGGTCCATCTGCAAGAAGGATATGGGATGCTGTCTACTCTGAGAACTGCCCCAAATGTAAGTTTTCTCTGAAAAGCTTATTCACTTTAATCTCCCCTCCCCCCACCCCTtccccaaaaaaatgaaaacaatgagTCGAAGTGCTGCTCCTGTAGCGCTAATGAGGTATAGTTAATTCTGGGGATCCAGTTAAACTTTCATTATTATGGTCTAAACTTTAACAATTTGAAAAGGCCTTCGATTTTAGGTAGTTTGGTGGTACCTTTCATTTTGTCTAACATTGACATTTGACAGACCAGTAGCTTTGAAGGCAATTGATTACCCTTCTTTATCTctatgcattatttttttaatcatctaaTGTTTCTTGTTTTTAATAGATTGGATATTGGTCATGTTCTTATCGTCTGTTTCTTTTAGTGAAAGATATCTTTAAACTGTTCATAAAAGTAGctgtttaattagaaaaaaattgtcttctgtAGATCCGTCTCAGGAGTTATGCCAAGAGGAAaagattttgtataaattgataTCTGGTCTTCACTCCTCCATATCAATTCATATAGCTTCTGATTATCTACTTGAGGAAGCTACAAATTTGGTAAATCTCCCATTCCTCTTTTCCGCAATAGcttgttttttgtttgaaagGAATATTTGTATTGCTTTTGATGAATTAATACATTTATTGCATATTTGAGCATGTAGATAGACAGCtgtttgatttttgtttcatagcctaaaagttttaattaatttgattttcttagaGTATTATGAACCTTGTAAAATTAAGTTATTGATCTTTctatttactaaaataatttgGATGTAGCTCATTTTGAAGccacctgcatttttttttggcatACTGGCACACCCATGTTACTCTAATACATTTCACTATGAActtgagaaaaatatatttcaatatctaatttctttctttcctttttattattCCAGTGGGGACAAAATCTTACTTTGATGTATGACCGAGTCCTAAGATACCCTGATCGTGTCAGAAATTTGTATTTCACTTTTCTCTTTGTTCTGCGAGCAGTAACCAAAGTGAGTATAAATTGTGATGGTCTAAGTTCACAAACTGTGCATGTATATATGGATCAATCTtgctattttcttcttttttttagaaatacttGTTAGTTAATGCAATCCACATTCCTCTTTAGGCTTCAGATTATCTGGAACAGGCAGAGTATGATACTGGTAACCCCAATGAGGACCTTACAACACAATCCTTGATAAAACAGCTACTTTACAACCCCAAGCTTCAAGCTGCATGTCCAATTCCATTTGATGAAGCTAATTTGTGGAAAGGGCAAAGTGGACCTGAGCTAAAACAGAAAATTCAACAACAATTCAGAAACATCAGGTATTACTTCAAACTAGTGGAAGTGGACTGAGCTCTGTCTAGCTAAATATTATCCATTAATAACTTGCAGGGCTTTATTGTGGCTTAGTCTCTTGTAAGCATGCATCATACTGCTAACAAATGACAATTGATTACCAATGATTCGTAGTAATGCTTACAAAACCATTTTTGTGGAAGGAATCATAGTATATATAGGTTGGATTCTATCTAAAATTCCATCATTGATATTTTTAGTCCTGCagtatgttttttcttttcattttgagtTTTCCACATACTGATGGATGCTAAATTGGTTTGGTTTATCTGGACTCTTTGATTGCTGATCTAATCTGAACATAAGACAACTAAATGACCACTCCTTTTACTTGTTCTCCATTTATTATTCTACTACTGATTCAACTTACACTTTTGATTTATCTCATTGGCAATGGAATGTTATTTTGTGGAATGCAGTGCATTGATGGATTGTGTAGGATGTGAGAAATGTCGATTATGGGGTAAGCTTCAGGTTCTTGGTCTTGGAACTGCATTAAAGATTCTCTTCTCTGTTGATGGTCAAGAAAACTCGAGTCATACAGTAAGTACATTTTGCTTGAGATTTTTGTGTCTTCCTCTCTTTACTGCTGTCTTTATGCATGTGCCataaatcagattgcttctgCAGTGatctttaaataataaattcttctTCCATGTTAAATCCTGAACTAAAACATGTATATCTTCCTAAGTTGTAATCTAGTAAGTATTTTGCTcctacatttgaaaacattatGGTTCTTTCATGCAGATAATGGCTAGTATCTGCATCAtataatgttaaattttcttGTTAAATGTAAATTAAATCATACAACTAGTCATGGACGATCAAAGATTATAAGGTAGTTTATAGTTACATgaccacttaaaaaaaatttgtgttttttttttaaacttgacTATTTAAATATGATCTAATGATTATACTTACATAGTAAAGTATAAGAATTGACTgtaatttctgtaaaaaaaaattacttgcaaCACCCTATATGTTGCACTTGATGATCTTTCAGCTGCAGCTGCAAAGGAATGAGGTAATTGCATTGACGAACCTTCTTAATCGACTCTCGGAATCCGTCAAATTCGTCCACGAAGTGGGACCTACAGCTGA includes these proteins:
- the LOC100798225 gene encoding endoplasmic oxidoreductin-1-like; this encodes MVKSEIEKKGCSTRQWLWLVMALVAVFVAMAMSSKTSPKALFGAIDRACPCARGTPKYSGMVEDCCCDYETVDRLNEEVLHPSLQELVKTPFFRYFKVKLWCDCPFWPDDGMCRLRDCSVCECPENEFPESFKKPDRRLSMTDLVCQEGKPQAAVDRTLDSKAFRGWTEIDNPWTNDDETDNDEMTYVNLQLNPERYTGYTGPSARRIWDAVYSENCPKYPSQELCQEEKILYKLISGLHSSISIHIASDYLLEEATNLWGQNLTLMYDRVLRYPDRVRNLYFTFLFVLRAVTKASDYLEQAEYDTGNPNEDLTTQSLIKQLLYNPKLQAACPIPFDEANLWKGQSGPELKQKIQQQFRNISALMDCVGCEKCRLWGKLQVLGLGTALKILFSVDGQENSSHTLQLQRNEVIALTNLLNRLSESVKFVHEVGPTAERIMEGGHFSAHTRTLISSWKKIWSYVSKT
- the LOC100798225 gene encoding endoplasmic oxidoreductin-1-like isoform X1, with the protein product MVKSEIEKKGCSTRQWLWLVMALVAVFVAMAMSSKTSPKALFGAIDRACPCARGTPKYSGMVEDCCCDYETVDRLNEEVLHPSLQELVKTPFFRYFKVKLWCDCPFWPDDGMCRLRDCSVCECPENEFPESFKKPDRRLSMTDLVCQEGKPQAAVDRTLDSKAFRGWTEIDNPWTNDDETDNDEMTYVNLQLNPERYTGYTGPSARRIWDAVYSENCPKYPSQELCQEEKILYKLISGLHSSISIHIASDYLLEEATNLWGQNLTLMYDRVLRYPDRVRNLYFTFLFVLRAVTKASDYLEQAEYDTGNPNEDLTTQSLIKQLLYNPKLQAACPIPFDEANLWKGQSGPELKQKIQQQFRNISALMDCVGCEKCRLWGKLQVLGLGTALKILFSVDGQENSSHTLQRNEVIALTNLLNRLSESVKFVHEVGPTAERIMEGGHFSAHTRTLISSWKKIWSYVSKT